Proteins from one Oncorhynchus masou masou isolate Uvic2021 chromosome 12, UVic_Omas_1.1, whole genome shotgun sequence genomic window:
- the LOC135549682 gene encoding otolith matrix protein OMM-64 isoform X2 yields the protein MLSRLLIVPLIFALAGLAISAPVNDGTEADNDERAAPLLVHLKGDKDGGGLTGSPEGVSTGTTDGTDSSKELAGGAVDSSPDTTDTPDASSSDIFPDTNNRDTSVETTGNPDDSDAPAEAVGSQDTTDAADASEAVAETVDTYDIPDTDGADDREKVSTEVSTQDLDSAGVDKSPESDSTESPGSDSAESPGSDSTESPGSDSTESPGSDSTDEVLTDVQADSADVTSDDMDEATETDKDDDKSDDKSDADAATDRDDSDEDKDTELDGKARAEDTQTEEVADSDSKQGAADSDSDTDDDWPEKDVKNDSDDSKDTTEDDKPDKDDKKNRDSADNSNDDSDEVIQVPREELEQQEINLEEGGVIGSQEETVAADMEEGSEVGDQKPGPEDSIEEGSPVGRQDFKHPQDSEEAELEANEEELEKEAKKEEELEEAEEERKLKTIESDSQEDSKDESEAEPDSNSKKDIGTSDAPEPQEDDSEEDTEAQPEDTDDSMMKEPKDSDDAESDKDDKDKNDMDKEDMDKDDMDKDDMDKDDMDKDDMDKDDMDKDDMDKDDMDKDDMDKDDMDKDASDSVDDQYESDAEPGADSHTDVDEIDGEETMTPDSEELMKSGEMDSVVEATEADILDQPDQQDDMTQGASQAADAAATALAAQS from the exons ATGTTATCACG ACTGTTGATTGTTCCTTTGATCTTTGCTTTGGCTGGTCTTGCTATCTCAGCCCCTGTTAATG ATGGGACCGAGGCAGACAATGATG AGAGAGCTGCCCCCCTGCTTGTGCACCTTAAAG GTGACAAAGATGGCGGAGGCCTCACAGGGAGCCCGGAGGGAGTCTCCACAG GGACCACAGATGGGACTGATTCCAGTAAAGAACTAGCAGGAG GTGCAGTGGATTCCTCACCTGATACAACAGACAccccag ATGCCAGTAGCAGTGATATATTCCCAGACACAAACA ACAGAGATACCAGCGTGGAAACTACAGGCAATCCTGATGACTCTGATGCCCCAG CTGAAGCAGTAGGCAGCCAAGATACAACGGATGCAGCTG ATGCCTCTGAGGCTGTGGCAGAGACCGTAGACACTTATGATATACCAG ATACAGATGGTGCTGATGACAGGGAGAAGGTGTCGACAGAGGTGTCAACACAGGATTTGG ACTCAGCAGGTGTGGATAAGTCTCCAGAAAGTGACTCCACAGAGTCTCCAGGAAGTGACTCCGCAGAGTCTCCAGGAAGTGACTCCACAGAGTCTCCAGGAAGTGACTCCACAGAGTCCCCAGGAAGTGACTCCACAG ATGAAGTGCTGACAGACGTGCAAGCTGACTCTGCTG ATGTGACCAGTGATGACATGGATGAGGCCACAGAGACGGACAAAGATGATGATAAGAGTGACGACAAGAGTGATGCAG ATGCTGCCACAGACAGAGATGACAGTGATGAGGATAAGGACACTGAACTAGATGGTAAGGCCCGTGCagaagacacacagacagaggaagtGGCAGACAGCGACAGCAAACAAGGCGCTGCAGACTCAGACTCTGACACAGACGATGACTGGCCAGAGAAAGACGTTAAGAACGACTCAGATGACAGCAAGGACACCACCGAAGACGACAAACCAGACAAAGATGATAAGAAAAACAGAGACAGCGCAGACAACAGCAATGATGACAGCGATGAGGTGATCCAGGTCCCCAGGGAGGAACTAGAGCAGCAGGAAATTaacctggaggagggaggagtgattGGCAGCCAGGAGGAGACTGTAGCAGCAGacatggaggaggggagtgaggtGGGGGACCAGAAGCCCGGCCCTGAAGACAGCATCGAGGAGGGAAGCCCTGTAGGGAGGCAAGATTTTAAGCATCCACAGGATTCTGAGGAGGCGGAGCTGGAGGCAAATGAGGAGGAGCTGGAGAAGGAGGCAAAGAaggaggaggagttggaggaggcagaggaggagaggaaactaaAAACAATAGAGTCCGACAGTCAGGAGGACAGTAAGGATGAAAGTGAGGCTGAACCAGACTCCAACAGTAAAAAGGACATTGGGACCAGCGATGCCCCTGAACCACAAGAGGATGACAGTGAAGAGGACACTGAAGCCCAGCCAGAGGACACTGATGATAGCATGATGAAAGAGCCCAAAG ATTCTGACGATGCTGAGTCTGACAAAGATGATAAGGACAAGAATGATATGGACAAAGAAGATATGGACAAGGATGATATGGACAAAGATGATATGGACAAAGATGATATGGACAAAGATGATATGGACAAAGATGATATGGACAAAGATGATATGGACAAGGATGATATGGACAAGGATGATATGGACAAAGATGATATGGACAAGGATGCCTCTG ACTCAGTGGATGACCAATATGAATCGGATGCAGAACCAGGCGCAGATTCACACACAG ATGTCGATGAGATAGATGGGGAAGAAACAATGACTCCAGATTCAGAAG AGTTAA
- the LOC135549682 gene encoding otolith matrix protein OMM-64 isoform X1, protein MLSRLLIVPLIFALAGLAISAPVNDGTEADNDERAAPLLVHLKGDKDGGGLTGSPEGVSTGTTDGTDSSKELAGGAVDSSPDTTDTPDASSSDIFPDTNNRDTSVETTGNPDDSDAPDAAEAVGSQDTTDAADASEAVAETVDTYDIPDTDGADDREKVSTEVSTQDLDSAGVDKSPESDSTESPGSDSAESPGSDSTESPGSDSTESPGSDSTDEVLTDVQADSADVTSDDMDEATETDKDDDKSDDKSDADAATDRDDSDEDKDTELDGKARAEDTQTEEVADSDSKQGAADSDSDTDDDWPEKDVKNDSDDSKDTTEDDKPDKDDKKNRDSADNSNDDSDEVIQVPREELEQQEINLEEGGVIGSQEETVAADMEEGSEVGDQKPGPEDSIEEGSPVGRQDFKHPQDSEEAELEANEEELEKEAKKEEELEEAEEERKLKTIESDSQEDSKDESEAEPDSNSKKDIGTSDAPEPQEDDSEEDTEAQPEDTDDSMMKEPKDSDDAESDKDDKDKNDMDKEDMDKDDMDKDDMDKDDMDKDDMDKDDMDKDDMDKDDMDKDDMDKDDMDKDASDSVDDQYESDAEPGADSHTDVDEIDGEETMTPDSEELMKSGEMDSVVEATEADILDQPDQQDDMTQGASQAADAAATALAAQS, encoded by the exons ATGTTATCACG ACTGTTGATTGTTCCTTTGATCTTTGCTTTGGCTGGTCTTGCTATCTCAGCCCCTGTTAATG ATGGGACCGAGGCAGACAATGATG AGAGAGCTGCCCCCCTGCTTGTGCACCTTAAAG GTGACAAAGATGGCGGAGGCCTCACAGGGAGCCCGGAGGGAGTCTCCACAG GGACCACAGATGGGACTGATTCCAGTAAAGAACTAGCAGGAG GTGCAGTGGATTCCTCACCTGATACAACAGACAccccag ATGCCAGTAGCAGTGATATATTCCCAGACACAAACA ACAGAGATACCAGCGTGGAAACTACAGGCAATCCTGATGACTCTGATGCCCCAG ATGCAGCTGAAGCAGTAGGCAGCCAAGATACAACGGATGCAGCTG ATGCCTCTGAGGCTGTGGCAGAGACCGTAGACACTTATGATATACCAG ATACAGATGGTGCTGATGACAGGGAGAAGGTGTCGACAGAGGTGTCAACACAGGATTTGG ACTCAGCAGGTGTGGATAAGTCTCCAGAAAGTGACTCCACAGAGTCTCCAGGAAGTGACTCCGCAGAGTCTCCAGGAAGTGACTCCACAGAGTCTCCAGGAAGTGACTCCACAGAGTCCCCAGGAAGTGACTCCACAG ATGAAGTGCTGACAGACGTGCAAGCTGACTCTGCTG ATGTGACCAGTGATGACATGGATGAGGCCACAGAGACGGACAAAGATGATGATAAGAGTGACGACAAGAGTGATGCAG ATGCTGCCACAGACAGAGATGACAGTGATGAGGATAAGGACACTGAACTAGATGGTAAGGCCCGTGCagaagacacacagacagaggaagtGGCAGACAGCGACAGCAAACAAGGCGCTGCAGACTCAGACTCTGACACAGACGATGACTGGCCAGAGAAAGACGTTAAGAACGACTCAGATGACAGCAAGGACACCACCGAAGACGACAAACCAGACAAAGATGATAAGAAAAACAGAGACAGCGCAGACAACAGCAATGATGACAGCGATGAGGTGATCCAGGTCCCCAGGGAGGAACTAGAGCAGCAGGAAATTaacctggaggagggaggagtgattGGCAGCCAGGAGGAGACTGTAGCAGCAGacatggaggaggggagtgaggtGGGGGACCAGAAGCCCGGCCCTGAAGACAGCATCGAGGAGGGAAGCCCTGTAGGGAGGCAAGATTTTAAGCATCCACAGGATTCTGAGGAGGCGGAGCTGGAGGCAAATGAGGAGGAGCTGGAGAAGGAGGCAAAGAaggaggaggagttggaggaggcagaggaggagaggaaactaaAAACAATAGAGTCCGACAGTCAGGAGGACAGTAAGGATGAAAGTGAGGCTGAACCAGACTCCAACAGTAAAAAGGACATTGGGACCAGCGATGCCCCTGAACCACAAGAGGATGACAGTGAAGAGGACACTGAAGCCCAGCCAGAGGACACTGATGATAGCATGATGAAAGAGCCCAAAG ATTCTGACGATGCTGAGTCTGACAAAGATGATAAGGACAAGAATGATATGGACAAAGAAGATATGGACAAGGATGATATGGACAAAGATGATATGGACAAAGATGATATGGACAAAGATGATATGGACAAAGATGATATGGACAAAGATGATATGGACAAGGATGATATGGACAAGGATGATATGGACAAAGATGATATGGACAAGGATGCCTCTG ACTCAGTGGATGACCAATATGAATCGGATGCAGAACCAGGCGCAGATTCACACACAG ATGTCGATGAGATAGATGGGGAAGAAACAATGACTCCAGATTCAGAAG AGTTAA